In Pseudobdellovibrionaceae bacterium, the following proteins share a genomic window:
- a CDS encoding zinc-dependent metalloprotease, with protein MKYIALTLSIVAMVLSGCVKQHPNQDEQGLRASVKVGRAIDVKSIQGMYVVNTNTAGNVSPTSVERPVLEHFDYGGQYNAQTFGEPTPAGMSLAGDVVIDSDLDAIRYLNKVQFNTDAPLLTKFTDVVDFLGEPNKTYKIKYKLTPNRLVVMKLVSKKEISHYEMPYADYLGDDTYAVPLGGYAINPQKKTKILNNDNDPTNQFRLVDAEMQFNEDGSLKTNCRTCADYITLNPDSFVKFNRIENKKDVYPSEYFNGEWYFSESVVDSQPGMETAIGQIYGAYDLNFRPASKIKFFRTAGTLKGYNIAIDEELSTENTLNLTPVISFPAMGRNYKIAETGSMAQLQEITIDDTNLESAPYIDISFENISTLRTRLESMFNPLVGFGNTATGALKQVKFANNSFSFTLEDVASGRLWKYSFLRADDRGYTPRRHYKRDREQFGFFTANRTRIPRPEQDYREEDFEKNVLIQRHNPEKDIVFYFSSLTPKDLNGRCRQTGDLSLKDMVDTDFNINYREIGRRSVQYWDAAFQAAGAKSRVVLKEVDANGDCFDAPLGDLEFHTLNLIDSIQSSNLLGVGPSLIDPYSGEVVNTTMNVHLAPFRSIISSEVRTFIKSRLGVFTDSSNRLDANIVTNSTILGETVSAGNPYNLMGRLLPEKLKKFIASQYHFGHFMKDLNVNNLPKLAALNGYGPLDPVNMFEAGNFNANSLEMKKLQLVSDHIATNDRLVSGDRINVGPIESYKDAFDRAQFVQKYRPEFFNRYFSAENSALATMNNLTKDIETRCPEVLEFVQMKKAATAQGQVPSVTSAEEYPVVRKCMARLIPEKVMATIVHELGHNLGLRHNFFASSDKKNFFTKAEVKQLYNIDVASDNDLPKSSSVMDYVPSDKDRLFYPGHYDIAAIRYGYANKVELESTGAANSGTLVELNNGVIDTSPGAQGSIQENAQANRWKIRDYRFCTDEHAHMNLDPMCQLHDYGTTPEESVDDIINQFYESLVLTGNRYDRYVAASTGYMSRAMRLQSLHRFYNEWRFKLADYLGSGKEYLENYTPEQYAQLLAKLENDPNFEGKDYLKVRRKIFDFFKSVTLLENKYCVALDKELGSLKAIELEKIRTQLRHRFPKAKIASCEDAEGIVKDFIESDGRLQYVGDVGFALNNYKFMLDGREAINEPIDVIGTFVDRVQAMFNIISRDGGVPGFLQKVFPNMLDEPDLFLEFEGLVLNRIVNGVELTDAIRKLGHQLPEDAALFAQNYEMERPVLLTLWSLLENGANNPYVNNSSRTTRYGRFVEQGSPALLEQVRKEGGQVLPLNSGQMLIIRRENIVSLFLVNKFYEVANTINTGALPVPTAAALKGGIVGGITPLVFQLPADASALTAEDYLAFSNAVMKFIEAQEDPYFVNLAFELLVPEIGVYLLALKPLTDRIEAGVAANEDVTEFQTQLNNLLAQMNQDMAGFFKQAEGALKQALGDPNYVAVIPSKAIGARITKEIDAKIKNIIETATLAKLDFESNQEEYISQANLLRSILVYDSGLSEYVGQILELAALNNADVNPGLVRIMNEDPRTYAEKLSAEAYVDRIMGTEKYSKLRGAYYERMRKLN; from the coding sequence TCAATTGTAGCTATGGTTCTATCTGGTTGTGTAAAACAACACCCAAACCAAGATGAACAAGGTCTTAGAGCAAGCGTGAAAGTAGGACGTGCCATCGACGTTAAGTCCATTCAGGGCATGTATGTTGTGAACACAAACACTGCTGGAAACGTCAGTCCCACAAGTGTAGAGCGACCTGTTCTAGAGCATTTCGATTACGGCGGCCAGTACAATGCGCAAACATTTGGTGAGCCTACTCCTGCGGGGATGTCATTGGCGGGAGATGTGGTGATTGATTCGGATTTAGATGCGATTCGTTACTTGAACAAAGTTCAGTTCAATACAGATGCGCCTTTATTGACAAAATTCACTGATGTCGTGGACTTCTTGGGTGAGCCTAATAAAACTTATAAAATCAAATACAAATTGACTCCTAACCGTTTGGTGGTGATGAAGCTGGTATCGAAAAAAGAAATCTCTCACTACGAGATGCCGTATGCGGATTACTTAGGTGATGACACCTATGCGGTTCCACTTGGTGGATATGCGATCAATCCTCAAAAGAAGACCAAGATTCTTAATAACGACAATGATCCTACAAACCAATTCCGTTTGGTCGACGCAGAGATGCAGTTTAATGAAGATGGTTCTTTAAAGACCAACTGTCGCACATGTGCAGACTACATCACATTAAATCCAGATAGCTTTGTGAAGTTTAACAGAATTGAAAATAAAAAGGACGTTTATCCTTCTGAGTACTTTAATGGCGAATGGTACTTCTCTGAGAGTGTTGTGGACTCACAACCTGGTATGGAAACGGCCATTGGTCAAATCTATGGAGCCTATGACTTAAACTTCAGACCTGCTTCTAAAATTAAATTTTTTAGAACTGCGGGAACACTTAAAGGTTACAATATTGCTATTGATGAAGAGTTAAGCACAGAAAATACATTGAACTTAACACCTGTGATCTCTTTTCCTGCAATGGGCAGAAATTATAAAATCGCTGAGACGGGCAGCATGGCTCAGCTTCAAGAGATCACTATTGATGACACGAATTTAGAGAGTGCTCCGTACATTGATATTTCATTTGAGAATATTTCGACTTTAAGAACTAGACTTGAATCTATGTTTAACCCTCTAGTAGGCTTTGGAAACACAGCTACAGGGGCCTTAAAGCAAGTGAAATTTGCAAACAATAGCTTTTCATTCACTCTTGAAGATGTGGCTTCTGGGCGTTTATGGAAGTACTCTTTCTTAAGAGCAGATGACAGAGGTTATACTCCTCGTCGTCACTATAAGCGTGATCGTGAGCAGTTTGGTTTCTTTACTGCCAACAGAACTCGTATTCCAAGACCAGAGCAAGATTACAGAGAAGAAGACTTTGAAAAGAACGTTCTTATTCAAAGACATAACCCTGAGAAAGACATTGTGTTTTATTTCTCAAGTTTAACCCCGAAAGATCTTAATGGTCGATGCCGTCAAACTGGCGACTTATCATTAAAAGATATGGTGGATACTGATTTTAACATCAACTACAGAGAGATCGGTCGTCGTTCCGTTCAATACTGGGATGCCGCGTTCCAAGCTGCTGGTGCAAAGAGCCGTGTGGTTCTTAAAGAAGTAGATGCCAATGGCGACTGTTTTGATGCCCCTCTGGGAGATCTTGAGTTCCATACGCTGAACCTGATTGATTCAATTCAATCTAGTAACTTATTAGGTGTGGGACCTTCTTTGATCGACCCTTACAGTGGTGAAGTTGTGAACACGACGATGAACGTTCACTTGGCACCATTTAGAAGTATCATCAGTAGTGAAGTGCGTACCTTTATCAAAAGTAGATTGGGTGTGTTCACAGACAGCTCTAACCGTTTAGATGCTAACATTGTGACGAACAGCACGATCTTAGGTGAAACAGTGTCTGCTGGTAACCCCTATAACTTAATGGGACGCCTGTTGCCAGAAAAACTTAAAAAGTTTATTGCAAGTCAATACCACTTTGGTCACTTCATGAAAGATCTAAATGTGAACAACTTGCCAAAATTAGCGGCCTTAAATGGTTACGGTCCATTAGACCCTGTGAACATGTTTGAAGCTGGTAATTTTAATGCTAATTCTTTAGAGATGAAAAAGTTGCAGTTGGTCAGTGATCATATCGCGACAAACGACAGACTTGTTTCTGGCGACCGCATCAATGTAGGTCCTATTGAAAGCTATAAAGATGCTTTTGACAGAGCACAGTTTGTACAAAAATACAGACCTGAGTTCTTCAACCGTTATTTCTCTGCTGAGAATTCAGCTCTTGCTACGATGAACAACTTAACTAAGGACATTGAGACTCGTTGCCCTGAAGTTTTAGAGTTTGTTCAAATGAAAAAAGCAGCCACAGCACAAGGACAAGTTCCTTCTGTGACTTCTGCTGAAGAGTATCCTGTGGTTCGTAAGTGTATGGCTAGACTTATCCCTGAAAAGGTGATGGCAACCATCGTTCACGAATTGGGACATAACTTGGGTCTTCGTCATAACTTCTTTGCGTCTTCAGACAAAAAGAACTTCTTCACAAAAGCAGAAGTTAAGCAGTTATATAATATTGACGTGGCTTCTGATAACGATCTTCCAAAAAGTTCATCTGTGATGGATTACGTTCCTTCAGACAAAGATAGACTTTTCTATCCTGGTCACTACGACATCGCAGCCATCCGGTATGGTTACGCTAACAAAGTAGAGCTTGAGTCTACAGGTGCAGCAAACTCTGGAACTCTTGTAGAGTTGAATAACGGAGTGATTGATACATCTCCAGGTGCTCAAGGGAGTATCCAAGAAAATGCTCAGGCTAACAGATGGAAGATTCGTGACTACAGATTCTGTACGGACGAACATGCTCACATGAACCTAGATCCAATGTGTCAGCTGCATGACTATGGTACAACACCAGAAGAGTCAGTGGATGACATTATTAACCAGTTCTATGAGTCTTTAGTTTTAACAGGTAATCGTTACGACCGTTACGTAGCGGCTTCCACTGGCTATATGTCACGTGCTATGCGTTTACAAAGTTTGCACCGTTTTTATAATGAATGGCGCTTCAAACTTGCTGACTATTTAGGTTCAGGAAAAGAGTACTTAGAAAACTACACTCCTGAACAGTACGCTCAATTGCTTGCAAAGTTAGAGAACGATCCTAACTTTGAAGGAAAAGACTACTTAAAAGTCAGACGTAAGATTTTTGATTTCTTTAAGTCTGTAACCTTACTTGAAAACAAGTACTGTGTGGCTTTGGATAAAGAATTAGGTTCTTTAAAAGCCATCGAGCTTGAAAAGATCAGAACTCAATTAAGACATCGTTTCCCTAAAGCCAAAATTGCAAGCTGTGAAGATGCAGAAGGCATTGTTAAGGACTTTATAGAAAGCGATGGCCGTTTACAGTATGTGGGCGACGTAGGTTTTGCTCTGAATAACTACAAGTTCATGCTAGATGGTCGTGAAGCGATCAACGAACCTATTGATGTGATTGGTACGTTTGTGGACCGTGTGCAAGCGATGTTTAACATCATCTCTCGTGATGGTGGTGTTCCAGGATTCTTACAAAAAGTCTTCCCGAACATGCTTGATGAGCCAGATTTATTCTTAGAATTTGAAGGCTTAGTTTTAAACCGTATCGTCAACGGTGTTGAGCTTACTGATGCCATTCGTAAATTGGGTCACCAATTGCCAGAAGACGCGGCTCTTTTTGCTCAGAACTATGAAATGGAAAGACCTGTACTTTTAACGCTTTGGTCTCTTCTTGAGAATGGAGCTAACAACCCTTATGTGAACAACAGTTCACGTACAACAAGATACGGACGCTTTGTGGAGCAAGGTTCTCCTGCTTTGCTAGAGCAAGTACGTAAAGAGGGTGGACAAGTTTTACCTCTGAACTCAGGACAGATGTTGATCATCAGAAGAGAGAACATTGTTTCCTTGTTCCTAGTTAATAAATTCTATGAAGTGGCAAACACGATCAACACAGGAGCTTTACCTGTGCCTACCGCTGCGGCCCTTAAAGGTGGAATCGTAGGTGGTATTACTCCTCTGGTCTTCCAACTTCCTGCGGATGCTTCAGCGCTTACAGCAGAAGATTACTTGGCATTCAGTAATGCGGTGATGAAGTTCATTGAAGCTCAAGAAGACCCATACTTTGTGAACTTAGCTTTTGAGCTTTTAGTTCCAGAGATTGGTGTGTATCTGCTTGCGCTTAAACCACTGACTGACCGTATTGAGGCAGGTGTGGCAGCGAATGAAGATGTGACAGAGTTCCAGACTCAGCTGAACAACTTACTTGCTCAGATGAATCAAGATATGGCAGGATTCTTTAAACAAGCCGAAGGTGCGTTAAAGCAAGCTCTTGGCGATCCTAACTATGTGGCGGTGATTCCAAGTAAAGCCATCGGTGCTCGTATCACTAAAGAGATTGATGCTAAGATCAAAAACATCATTGAGACAGCAACTCTTGCTAAGTTAGACTTTGAGTCCAACCAAGAAGAGTACATCTCTCAAGCGAACTTATTAAGATCTATCCTAGTGTACGATTCAGGTTTGTCTGAGTATGTAGGACAAATCCTTGAGCTAGCTGCTTTAAACAACGCCGATGTGAACCCTGGCCTTGTGAGAATCATGAATGAAGATCCTAGAACTTATGCTGAAAAGTTAAGTGCAGAAGCTTATGTGGATCGTATCATGGGCACAGAAAAGTACTCTAAACTTCGTGGTGCTTACTACGAAAGAATGAGAAAGCTCAACTAA